From one Triticum urartu cultivar G1812 chromosome 3, Tu2.1, whole genome shotgun sequence genomic stretch:
- the LOC125544413 gene encoding WRKY transcription factor 71-like — MSGEFQFHDELASLFMQRPGPGMQQQEQQASWLADYLQTPMDYDLLCRALELPAAEDVVKRELVVDTTPSGGALTPSAGGGTPNATSSMSSSSSEAGGGLCAGEGDSAGRCKKEDGDGEDGKGGDEGDKSKKGSAAAAAKGGKAAKGEKRPRQPRFAFMTKSEVDHLEDGYRWRKYGQKAVKNSPYPRSYYRCTTQKCVVKKRVERSFQDPAVVITTYEGKHTHPIPSALRGSTHLLAAQAAHLHHQHHGHLGMMPQMGMGGRAGSPFGRSSGVDVLGGLLQPRAHHSMTPPMIGSGAGHQASTQGLAGSISSVASPTASSPPSLQMQHFMAPDFGLLQDMLPSFIHGAGGNNNNQPSSPYGKLH, encoded by the exons ATGTCGGGCGAGTTCCAGTTCCACGACGAGCTCGCGTCGCTCTTCATGCAGCGGCCGGGGCCGGGGATGCAGCAGCAAGAGCAGCAGGCCTCCTGGCTCGCCGACTACCTGCAGACGCCCATGGACTACGATCTGCTGTGCAGGGCGCTGGAGCTGCCAGCCGCGGAGGACGTCGTCAAGAGGGAGCTGGTAGTGGACACCACGCCCAGCGGCGGCGCCCTCACCCCCAGCGCCGGCGGGGGGACGCCCAACGCCACGTCGTCCATGTCGTCCTCGTCGAGCGAGGCCGGCGGAGGCCTCTGCGCCGGAGAGGGGGACTCGGCTGGGAGGTGCAAGAAGGAGGACGGCGACGGGGAGGACGGCAAGGGGGGAGATGAGGGTGACAAGAGCAAGAAAGG gtctgcggcggcggcggccaagggCGGCAAGGCGGCCAAGGGCGAGAAGCGGCCGCGGCAGCCGCGGTTCGCCTTCATGACCAAGAGCGAGGTCGACCACCTCGAGGACGGCTACCGCTGGCGCAAGTACGGCCAGAAGGCCGTCAAGAACAGCCCATATCCCAG GAGCTACTACCGGTGCACGACGCAGAAGTGTGTGGTGAAGAAGAGGGTGGAGCGGTCGTTCCAGGACCCGGCTGTGGTGATCACCACGTACGAGGGCAAGCACACGCACCCCATCCCCTCCGCGCTCCGCGGCAGCACCCACCTCCTCGCCGCGCAGGCCGCGCACCTGCATCACCAGCACCACGGCCACCTCGGCATGATGCCGCAGATGGGCATGGGCGGCCGCGCCGGATCGCCGTTCGGCCGGAGCAGCGGCGTCGACGTGCTGGGCGGCCTCCTGCAGCCGCGCGCCCACCACAGCATGACGCCGCCGATGATCGGCTCCGGTGCGGGCCACCAAGCGTCGACCCAGGGTCTGGCCGGCTCAATCAGCAGCGTGGCGAGCCCCACCGCCTCGTCTCCTCCGTCGCTCCAGATGCAGCACTTCATGGCGCCGGACTTCGGGCTCCTGCAGGACATGCTGCCGTCCTTCATCCACGGCGCCGgcggcaacaacaacaaccagCCCTCATCACCGTATGGGAAGCTTCATTAG